A part of Melittangium boletus DSM 14713 genomic DNA contains:
- the dnaK gene encoding molecular chaperone DnaK: MGKIIGIDLGTTNSVVAIMEGREPKVLTNEEGARTTPSVVAFAKDGERLVGQVAKRQAITNPERTIYSIKRFMGRRFEETTEEAKLVPYKVVRGPHGDSRVELDGKQYSAPEISAQVLLKLKRAAENYLGEKVTEAVITVPAYFNDAQRQATKDAGEIAGLTVRRIVNEPTAAALAYGMDKKKDEKIAVYDFGGGTFDVSILEVGENVVEVLATNGDTHLGGDNIDLTLMNWLIAEFKKDTGIDVAKDKMVLQRLKEAAEKAKIELSSTMDTEINLPFLTADASGPKHLNVRLSRAKFEAMIGDLVERSLEPCRKCLKDSGLDVKDLHEVVLVGGSTRIPMVQEAVKRLFGKEPNRSVNPDEVVAVGAAVQAGVLSGEVKDILLLDVTPLSLGVETLGGVMTKLIERNTTIPTRKSETFSTAADGQTQVEIHVLQGEREMAGDNRSLGRFHLTGMPPAPRGVPQIEVTFDIDANGILNVNAKDKATGKEQKVTISHSSGLAKDEVEKMVRAAKENEAADKSRRELVEVKNQAESQVYAAEKMVKENREKLPAEAVSTLEAAIKGVNDVREGEDKEAIKAALEKLQQASYKIAEEMYKATGGAPGAEGATPPPGAEGAAPGSSAKPKDDVVDAEFRQS; encoded by the coding sequence GTGGGCAAGATCATTGGAATCGACCTGGGCACCACCAACAGCGTGGTCGCGATCATGGAAGGTCGCGAGCCCAAGGTCCTCACCAACGAAGAGGGGGCTCGGACCACCCCCTCCGTCGTCGCGTTCGCGAAGGACGGCGAGCGGCTCGTGGGGCAGGTGGCCAAGCGTCAGGCCATCACCAACCCCGAGCGCACCATCTATTCCATCAAGCGCTTCATGGGCCGCCGCTTCGAGGAGACCACCGAGGAGGCGAAGCTCGTCCCCTATAAGGTGGTGCGCGGCCCCCATGGCGATTCGCGCGTGGAACTCGATGGCAAGCAGTACAGCGCCCCGGAGATCTCCGCGCAGGTGCTGCTCAAGCTCAAGCGCGCCGCCGAGAACTACCTGGGTGAGAAGGTGACCGAGGCGGTCATCACCGTGCCGGCCTACTTCAATGATGCCCAGCGTCAGGCCACCAAGGACGCGGGAGAGATCGCTGGCCTCACCGTGCGCCGTATCGTGAACGAGCCCACCGCCGCGGCGCTCGCCTACGGCATGGACAAGAAGAAGGACGAGAAGATCGCCGTCTACGACTTCGGCGGCGGCACCTTCGACGTGTCCATCCTCGAGGTGGGTGAGAACGTGGTCGAGGTGCTCGCCACCAACGGCGATACGCACCTGGGCGGCGACAACATCGACCTGACCCTCATGAACTGGCTCATCGCCGAGTTCAAGAAGGACACCGGCATCGACGTCGCCAAGGACAAGATGGTCCTCCAGCGCCTCAAGGAGGCCGCCGAGAAGGCGAAGATCGAGCTGTCCAGCACCATGGACACCGAGATCAACCTGCCGTTCCTCACGGCCGACGCCTCCGGCCCCAAGCACCTCAACGTGCGCCTGTCGCGCGCCAAGTTCGAGGCGATGATCGGCGACCTCGTCGAGCGCTCGCTCGAGCCGTGCCGCAAGTGCCTCAAGGACTCCGGCCTGGATGTGAAGGATCTGCACGAGGTCGTCCTCGTGGGCGGCTCCACGCGCATCCCCATGGTCCAGGAGGCCGTCAAGCGCCTGTTCGGCAAGGAGCCCAACCGCTCCGTGAACCCGGACGAGGTGGTGGCCGTGGGCGCGGCGGTGCAGGCCGGCGTGCTCTCCGGCGAGGTCAAGGACATCCTCCTCCTGGACGTCACCCCGCTGTCGCTGGGCGTGGAGACTCTGGGCGGCGTGATGACCAAGCTCATCGAGCGCAACACCACCATCCCCACCCGCAAGTCGGAGACCTTCTCCACCGCGGCCGATGGTCAGACCCAGGTGGAGATCCACGTGCTGCAGGGCGAGCGCGAGATGGCGGGTGACAACCGCAGCCTCGGCCGCTTCCACCTGACGGGTATGCCTCCCGCGCCCCGGGGCGTGCCGCAGATCGAGGTGACGTTCGACATCGACGCCAACGGCATCCTCAACGTCAACGCCAAGGACAAGGCGACGGGCAAGGAGCAGAAGGTCACCATCAGCCACTCCTCGGGTCTGGCCAAGGACGAGGTGGAGAAGATGGTGCGCGCCGCCAAGGAGAACGAGGCGGCCGACAAGTCCCGCCGCGAGCTGGTCGAGGTGAAGAACCAGGCCGAGTCCCAGGTGTATGCCGCCGAGAAGATGGTGAAGGAGAACCGCGAGAAGCTCCCCGCCGAGGCCGTGTCCACGCTCGAGGCGGCCATCAAGGGCGTCAACGACGTGCGCGAGGGCGAGGACAAGGAGGCCATCAAGGCCGCCCTGGAGAAGCTGCAGCAGGCCAGCTACAAGATCGCCGAGGAGATGTACAAGGCCACCGGCGGCGCGCCGGGCGCCGAGGGCGCCACGCCTCCTCCGGGCGCGGAGGGCGCCGCTCCGGGCAGCTCCGCCAAGCCCAAGGACGACGTGGTGGACGCCGAGTTCCGCCAGTCGTGA